A portion of the Falsibacillus albus genome contains these proteins:
- a CDS encoding bifunctional adenosylcobinamide kinase/adenosylcobinamide-phosphate guanylyltransferase, whose amino-acid sequence MGRLIFISGGVRSGKSSFAEDYAASLSIQGPFMYIATGVASDKEMAERITRHQKNRSLSSREWRTVEIQSSIDKAAEQFKDSEVVLLDCLTNLVNNELFGHEQNPDTDKLLDGWYQSILDGIQKIFKKCRYLIVVTNEVFQDIPKNNPFVHTYQRIMGMLHLTLVSLADEAYLVEFGRAVCMKHGKGEPNGGD is encoded by the coding sequence ATGGGAAGACTGATCTTCATTTCAGGCGGGGTACGCAGCGGAAAAAGCAGTTTTGCAGAAGACTATGCTGCGTCTCTATCCATTCAAGGGCCATTTATGTATATCGCTACAGGTGTGGCCTCAGACAAAGAAATGGCCGAAAGAATTACTCGTCATCAAAAGAACCGAAGCCTCTCAAGTAGGGAGTGGAGGACAGTGGAAATCCAATCCTCCATCGATAAGGCTGCCGAGCAGTTCAAAGACTCAGAAGTCGTCCTCTTGGATTGCTTAACCAATCTGGTCAATAATGAACTGTTTGGACACGAGCAAAATCCAGATACCGATAAACTACTTGATGGATGGTATCAATCTATATTGGATGGCATTCAGAAAATATTTAAAAAATGCCGCTATTTAATCGTCGTCACGAATGAAGTCTTTCAGGATATCCCGAAAAACAATCCATTTGTTCATACATATCAACGGATAATGGGCATGCTCCACCTTACTTTGGTGAGTTTGGCTGATGAAGCTTATCTAGTTGAATTTGGAAGAGCAGTCTGCATGAAGCATGGAAAGGGGGAACCAAATGGCGGCGATTAA
- a CDS encoding histidine phosphatase family protein, producing the protein MDDCMVMALFRHGVTKENKKGLYIGWSDAPLCQDWKDQMRNAPFHLSHYDSIYSSDLSRCKETAHLYFSNRQVSYNPDLRELHFGEWEAKHHNELAENSYYQEWLNYPFKMKTPDGETFGVFTKRVDRAIKQIKENLSRNQHNSCAIVTHSGVIRYLLDRFVPESKGFWSWDVPYGTGFELIWTYDEWGCGDRCTLLREVPLTENQHG; encoded by the coding sequence ATGGATGATTGCATGGTTATGGCATTATTTCGCCACGGTGTAACCAAGGAAAACAAGAAAGGGTTGTATATTGGATGGTCCGATGCTCCGCTTTGTCAAGATTGGAAGGACCAAATGAGAAATGCGCCATTTCACCTCTCTCATTATGATTCCATTTATTCCAGTGATTTATCAAGATGTAAAGAAACAGCACATCTGTATTTTTCAAATCGGCAAGTATCTTATAATCCTGATCTGAGGGAACTCCATTTTGGGGAATGGGAAGCAAAACACCACAATGAATTAGCTGAAAATAGTTATTATCAAGAATGGCTCAACTATCCCTTTAAGATGAAGACTCCAGATGGTGAAACATTTGGCGTGTTCACGAAAAGGGTTGACCGGGCTATTAAACAGATCAAGGAAAACCTGTCAAGAAATCAGCACAATAGTTGTGCAATTGTGACTCATAGTGGAGTGATTCGTTATTTACTGGATAGGTTCGTCCCTGAATCGAAAGGATTCTGGAGTTGGGATGTTCCTTATGGTACGGGTTTTGAATTGATATGGACATATGATGAATGGGGGTGCGGCGACCGATGCACTTTGTTGCGGGAGGTGCCTTTAACGGAAAATCAGCATGGGTAA
- a CDS encoding efflux RND transporter periplasmic adaptor subunit — MKKWIWTVIAIVVIGGGGLYIYKKSQPEPIKAQNLVATAQSGSLDVNVTGSGTVEPVTSTDITATDYKQIDEVLVKEGDVVKSGDELVSFTDGSDPITAPADGTITSLTAVNDERVQDGKVLAHLTNYKNLQTVIGVDELDIPSIKVGQSVKLTANAFPGTSFTGKVSKIAKEGNSENGVSTFDVTVHIDDPKNLLVGMSTEAHILINHKDKAIYVPIEAVYTSNNEKFVLLTDNSSDSESQPAAKQQLVKTGIHNDRYVEITEGLNAGQVVQLPSIASGASSNSENRRMGQGGFMNGGMSGMGGMNRMRGSSGGYSGGRRGN; from the coding sequence TTGAAAAAATGGATATGGACGGTCATAGCAATCGTAGTGATCGGGGGTGGAGGATTATATATTTATAAAAAAAGTCAACCTGAACCGATAAAAGCACAAAACCTTGTCGCAACGGCTCAAAGCGGCAGTCTGGACGTAAATGTAACTGGTTCTGGCACAGTTGAACCGGTGACGAGTACAGATATTACGGCAACAGACTATAAACAGATTGATGAAGTCCTAGTAAAAGAAGGAGACGTTGTAAAGTCAGGGGATGAGCTTGTTTCATTTACAGACGGAAGCGATCCAATTACTGCCCCTGCAGACGGCACCATTACATCACTCACAGCAGTCAACGATGAACGAGTCCAAGATGGAAAGGTACTGGCACATCTTACGAATTATAAAAACCTCCAAACCGTAATCGGCGTTGATGAACTGGACATTCCGAGCATCAAAGTTGGACAATCTGTCAAACTGACGGCAAATGCATTCCCAGGTACTTCTTTTACAGGTAAAGTATCAAAGATTGCAAAGGAAGGAAATTCTGAAAATGGTGTTTCAACGTTTGACGTAACTGTACATATCGATGATCCCAAAAACTTACTTGTGGGTATGTCTACTGAAGCACACATTTTAATTAATCATAAAGATAAAGCCATTTATGTACCGATAGAAGCTGTTTATACATCAAACAATGAAAAATTTGTGCTGTTGACTGATAATTCATCTGATTCGGAATCACAGCCTGCTGCTAAGCAGCAATTGGTCAAGACAGGGATTCATAATGATCGCTATGTAGAGATTACTGAAGGATTAAACGCCGGTCAAGTAGTACAATTGCCTTCAATAGCATCTGGAGCTTCTTCCAACTCAGAAAATCGAAGAATGGGCCAAGGCGGATTCATGAATGGCGGAATGTCCGGAATGGGTGGAATGAACAGGATGAGAGGTTCTTCTGGCGGCTATAGCGGCGGAAGGAGAGGAAACTGA
- a CDS encoding bifunctional adenosylcobinamide kinase/adenosylcobinamide-phosphate guanylyltransferase, producing the protein MHFVAGGAFNGKSAWVKERYSIGQHSSWMWVSAYREDKIPSPDHLSVMPDIVILQGIEVWLRKMLDDVSEVQPAREKWRGILHEWKQWEADERTVIFIGNDITKGIVPIDEMDRKHRDLCGWCFQDTVLASDKADQIWYGIPTKLK; encoded by the coding sequence ATGCACTTTGTTGCGGGAGGTGCCTTTAACGGAAAATCAGCATGGGTAAAAGAACGATATTCCATTGGGCAGCACTCATCCTGGATGTGGGTTTCTGCTTATCGGGAGGATAAGATACCTTCCCCAGATCATTTATCTGTGATGCCGGATATCGTCATCCTGCAAGGAATAGAAGTTTGGCTGAGGAAAATGTTAGATGATGTTTCAGAAGTACAGCCGGCTAGGGAAAAATGGCGGGGGATATTACATGAATGGAAACAGTGGGAAGCAGATGAGCGAACAGTCATATTCATCGGGAACGACATCACCAAAGGGATCGTTCCCATTGATGAAATGGACAGAAAGCACCGTGATCTATGTGGCTGGTGTTTTCAAGATACGGTTTTGGCTTCGGACAAAGCAGATCAAATTTGGTATGGGATTCCAACTAAATTAAAATAG
- a CDS encoding ABC transporter permease yields MGLMQSIKMALRSIRSNKLRAFLTMLGIIIGVSSVIILISIGQGSTKSVTSQINQLGTNLLTVNVFGTDEVKLDNGKVEEIKKLNGIKNISPSVSGRVTLKYGRNSSQVSLTGTNAAYQEVRDTKVSRGRFLSDLDLEYRQKVVVLGSTTAETLFGFSNPIGQAVQVNGTSYQVVGVLQSKGQSLGQSGDDTVIMPLSTAQRVLKTTTIQTLYIQGSDEHQMNFLMNLIERKLASMFPNQSDNYSVVNQQDLMDTMSSVTNTMTMMLGGIAGISLLVGGIGIMNIMLVSVSERTKEIGICKAIGAKRSAILLQFLVEAVVISSLGGLIGVLIGIGGSQIASTSFNMSVSFSPNVMVNAFLFSLFVGVVFGVFPANKASKLHPIQALRYE; encoded by the coding sequence TTGGGGTTGATGCAATCAATCAAAATGGCATTGCGCAGTATTAGAAGCAATAAATTAAGAGCATTCTTGACTATGCTCGGGATCATCATCGGCGTTTCCTCAGTCATTATCTTAATATCCATCGGACAAGGATCGACTAAGTCTGTTACCAGTCAAATCAATCAGCTTGGTACGAACCTCTTGACGGTAAATGTATTTGGTACAGACGAAGTAAAATTGGATAATGGAAAGGTTGAAGAAATCAAAAAATTGAATGGGATCAAAAATATTTCACCTTCTGTTTCTGGCCGTGTGACGTTGAAATACGGGAGAAACTCATCACAGGTAAGTTTGACCGGAACGAATGCTGCATACCAGGAAGTGCGCGATACGAAAGTGAGCAGAGGAAGGTTTTTGTCCGACCTTGACCTTGAATACCGTCAAAAGGTGGTGGTCCTAGGTTCGACAACTGCTGAAACGCTTTTTGGATTCTCAAATCCAATTGGGCAGGCCGTTCAAGTGAATGGAACTTCCTACCAGGTCGTAGGAGTCCTTCAATCTAAAGGCCAATCACTTGGTCAAAGCGGGGATGATACAGTCATCATGCCGTTAAGTACAGCCCAAAGAGTATTAAAGACGACAACGATTCAAACCTTATATATCCAAGGTTCAGATGAACATCAAATGAACTTCTTAATGAACCTAATAGAGAGGAAGCTTGCCAGCATGTTTCCGAATCAATCGGACAACTATAGTGTCGTCAATCAACAGGATTTAATGGACACGATGAGTTCTGTGACGAATACGATGACGATGATGCTTGGTGGAATTGCAGGTATTTCTTTGCTGGTCGGAGGAATCGGAATCATGAATATTATGCTTGTCTCTGTTTCCGAAAGGACGAAGGAAATCGGGATATGCAAAGCGATCGGAGCGAAACGAAGTGCAATCCTGCTCCAATTTTTGGTCGAAGCCGTCGTTATCAGTTCCCTTGGCGGATTGATAGGGGTCTTAATCGGCATCGGAGGGAGTCAGATCGCATCGACATCCTTTAACATGTCTGTTTCCTTTTCACCAAATGTCATGGTGAACGCCTTTTTATTCTCATTATTTGTTGGGGTCGTTTTCGGTGTCTTCCCGGCAAATAAAGCATCCAAGCTTCATCCTATTCAAGCCCTGCGCTATGAATAA
- a CDS encoding cob(I)yrinic acid a,c-diamide adenosyltransferase has product MLIYTRTGDKGKTSLIGGRVDKDDIRVDAYGTVDEINSFVGQAVSELDQRLFSDILEDLEKIQHELFDLGTDLANVSSERKAKLKSDTIDYLEKRIDAFIQEAPQLERFILPGGSKPAASIHIARTVTRRAERLVVSLTKLDEGSSSAALKYLNRLSDYFFALARVINFRLKINDVEYARSAKVFKGKRKTTTDDK; this is encoded by the coding sequence ATGTTGATATATACCAGGACAGGAGATAAAGGAAAAACGAGCCTAATAGGCGGCAGGGTGGACAAGGATGATATACGCGTCGACGCATATGGAACAGTGGATGAAATCAATAGTTTCGTAGGGCAAGCAGTGTCTGAATTGGATCAACGATTATTTTCGGATATTTTAGAAGACTTGGAGAAAATACAGCATGAACTATTTGACCTTGGTACGGACTTGGCCAATGTATCAAGCGAACGTAAGGCGAAGCTGAAGTCGGATACCATTGATTATTTGGAAAAGAGAATCGATGCATTCATTCAGGAAGCACCTCAGCTCGAACGCTTCATCCTTCCTGGAGGTTCCAAGCCTGCAGCGTCCATTCATATTGCCAGGACGGTGACACGACGGGCGGAGAGACTGGTCGTTTCCTTAACAAAATTGGATGAAGGATCATCATCAGCAGCACTTAAATACTTAAATAGGCTTTCAGATTATTTTTTTGCATTGGCAAGGGTAATCAATTTCAGGTTAAAAATTAATGATGTGGAATATGCCAGAAGTGCCAAAGTGTTTAAAGGAAAGCGAAAAACTACAACCGATGACAAATAA
- the cobS gene encoding adenosylcobinamide-GDP ribazoletransferase: protein MAAIKGWWNGFLLNLQFFTIVPVTKSIEMNPLNVNGAVRTFPILGAFQGFIFIMAAWLLHATPFSDLACSFFLMVFMIAFTGGIHLDGWIDASDAYFSYQTKEKRLEVMKDPRTGAFGVLSIILLLAAKFLFVFEIMQRFTINTYWFLFLIPIFSKSIMGWMLHQLTPAKDEGLAYFFKKDLDNHLPMHYTVYLILIAASCFIINFSIFRQFVLLLITAVMFIAFASMKINKWFGGMTGDILGASVEGGELFLWMIAWLWHYFATV from the coding sequence ATGGCGGCGATTAAAGGGTGGTGGAATGGATTTTTATTAAACCTGCAGTTTTTTACAATCGTCCCTGTTACCAAATCGATCGAAATGAATCCTTTGAACGTAAATGGAGCTGTCCGGACATTTCCGATACTTGGTGCTTTTCAAGGTTTCATTTTTATAATGGCAGCTTGGCTTCTCCATGCCACCCCCTTTTCGGACCTGGCATGCTCTTTTTTTCTAATGGTTTTCATGATTGCCTTTACAGGAGGAATCCATCTGGACGGCTGGATTGATGCGAGTGATGCATATTTCTCCTATCAAACGAAGGAGAAACGCTTGGAAGTGATGAAGGATCCAAGGACTGGCGCATTTGGGGTCCTTTCAATCATTCTTTTATTGGCGGCCAAGTTCCTTTTCGTGTTTGAAATCATGCAGCGCTTTACCATCAATACATATTGGTTCCTATTTCTCATTCCTATTTTCAGTAAGAGCATAATGGGCTGGATGCTTCATCAATTGACTCCGGCAAAGGATGAGGGACTGGCTTATTTTTTCAAAAAGGATTTGGATAACCATCTTCCTATGCATTACACGGTTTACTTGATCCTCATCGCTGCTTCTTGTTTCATAATCAACTTTTCAATTTTTCGGCAATTTGTCCTGCTCTTAATCACTGCCGTAATGTTCATTGCATTTGCTTCTATGAAAATCAACAAATGGTTTGGCGGAATGACTGGTGATATATTGGGCGCATCAGTTGAAGGAGGTGAGCTGTTTCTATGGATGATTGCATGGTTATGGCATTATTTCGCCACGGTGTAA
- a CDS encoding alpha/beta fold hydrolase, which produces MQPFMLKGDGHEYHGYCGGDSNKPLMVLHHGMTADALAYSSLLEELKEQFHFILLDSPGHGRTPPYLNEEKYHFTELSKNIFRIIAKLSKSTFILVGHSWGGDLCLHIAKNFQERVLGVVLLDGGYVFPDYASLTKHQSLNAWKEYLKNNIYDNWNEVISVYQDYTTKKWDEALNATIASSFKYQQGKFMLISEEFTLLSIIKAFYFELCSSVHRFVQCPVLLIHATIPFIDTSREDAIENIKKSITNLSVLSISNTKHNPNWNHPELVAEEIFKWIRTVVFTDAND; this is translated from the coding sequence ATGCAGCCATTTATGTTGAAGGGCGACGGCCATGAATACCACGGTTATTGTGGAGGGGATTCCAACAAACCTCTTATGGTGTTGCATCATGGAATGACAGCAGATGCGCTTGCATACTCAAGCCTCTTAGAAGAATTAAAAGAACAATTTCATTTCATCCTCTTGGACAGTCCAGGACATGGAAGAACACCGCCTTACTTGAATGAAGAGAAGTACCATTTCACTGAATTATCAAAAAATATATTCCGTATCATAGCAAAATTATCAAAATCTACATTTATCCTTGTTGGTCACTCCTGGGGAGGTGACCTTTGCTTGCATATTGCAAAAAATTTTCAAGAAAGAGTATTAGGAGTCGTACTTTTGGATGGAGGATATGTTTTTCCAGATTACGCCTCTTTGACGAAACATCAGTCGCTGAATGCATGGAAGGAATATTTGAAAAACAACATTTATGATAATTGGAATGAAGTCATCAGCGTGTATCAAGATTACACAACAAAGAAATGGGATGAAGCATTGAACGCTACGATAGCATCTTCCTTTAAGTATCAACAAGGAAAATTTATGTTAATATCTGAAGAATTCACCTTACTTTCAATCATAAAAGCTTTTTACTTTGAGTTGTGTTCCAGCGTTCATCGTTTTGTCCAATGCCCAGTGTTGCTGATCCATGCTACAATACCCTTCATTGATACCTCACGGGAAGACGCCATTGAAAATATTAAAAAAAGCATCACAAATCTGAGCGTCTTAAGCATTTCAAATACAAAGCATAATCCAAACTGGAACCACCCTGAATTAGTCGCTGAAGAGATCTTTAAATGGATAAGAACCGTTGTCTTTACGGACGCAAATGACTAA
- a CDS encoding response regulator transcription factor, whose protein sequence is MKILVVEDHLPLLQTIVDILSEEFDVESASTGEDGYYLAAQNIFDAIVLDVMLPEMDGFEIIQMIRKEGVKTPVLFLTARDSLEDRVMGLNYGGDDYLVKPFQAPELIARVRALLRRSGSLTTDLTIKYRGIELGGREKEILINGNPVRLTLKQYELLEYIIQNQGSILTREQIYDRVWGFDSDTTIAIVEVFMHHLRKKLEPFGYHTDIKTVRGVGYILKEK, encoded by the coding sequence ATGAAGATTTTAGTGGTAGAAGATCATTTGCCGCTGCTGCAAACGATCGTTGACATTTTATCAGAAGAATTTGATGTAGAATCCGCATCGACTGGCGAGGATGGATATTATCTGGCTGCCCAGAATATTTTCGATGCCATTGTGCTGGATGTCATGCTTCCGGAAATGGATGGTTTTGAGATCATTCAGATGATTCGGAAGGAAGGTGTCAAGACCCCAGTATTATTTTTAACAGCCAGAGATTCCCTCGAAGACCGAGTAATGGGACTGAATTATGGTGGAGATGATTACTTGGTTAAACCATTTCAAGCACCCGAGCTTATCGCCCGAGTCAGGGCACTGCTTCGGAGGAGCGGCAGCCTGACCACTGATCTGACCATAAAATATAGGGGCATCGAACTTGGTGGAAGAGAGAAGGAAATCCTGATAAATGGAAACCCTGTTAGACTCACTTTGAAGCAATACGAATTGTTGGAATATATTATTCAAAATCAAGGGTCGATATTGACGCGTGAACAAATCTACGACCGAGTGTGGGGATTCGATTCGGATACAACGATTGCGATCGTCGAAGTCTTCATGCATCATTTGCGAAAGAAGCTGGAACCGTTCGGATACCATACCGATATTAAAACTGTCAGGGGAGTAGGCTATATCCTAAAAGAGAAGTAG
- a CDS encoding ECF transporter S component → MLAFFVAISAIGAFIKIPSGVGSVALDSAPAMVAGVLASTWSGGIAAAGGHILSAMLSGFPLGPLHVIIALEMSLLAICFSLFYRKGYRKVAIVQFVIGNGVAAPLPFIPILGMGFYYSMLFPLIIASILNVSISCLVIERYRRKI, encoded by the coding sequence ATGCTTGCATTTTTTGTTGCCATATCGGCAATCGGAGCATTTATTAAGATTCCTTCCGGTGTAGGGAGCGTTGCTTTGGATTCTGCCCCTGCAATGGTCGCAGGTGTGCTGGCTTCAACATGGAGCGGAGGTATTGCTGCAGCTGGCGGACATATCCTTTCAGCAATGCTGTCAGGCTTTCCACTTGGTCCATTACATGTAATAATAGCTCTAGAAATGTCGTTGCTGGCCATTTGTTTTTCTCTTTTTTACAGAAAAGGATACCGAAAGGTAGCAATCGTTCAATTTGTAATAGGAAATGGGGTTGCAGCACCACTTCCATTTATCCCGATCTTAGGAATGGGGTTCTACTATTCGATGCTGTTTCCATTAATAATCGCTTCTATATTGAACGTAAGTATTTCTTGTCTGGTTATTGAAAGATATAGAAGAAAGATATAG
- a CDS encoding ABC transporter ATP-binding protein, translating into MSNEIIQIKNMNKSYSLGGEIVHALQDVSLSVQQGDFVAVVGPSGSGKSTFMNMIGCLDRPDTGSYLLDGGEVKKMNDSQLAQIRNEKIGFIFQNFNLLGKLTAVENVELPLTYRGIPTKLRKEMALQSLKKVGLLDRSHHLPNQLSGGQQQRVAIARALVGNPPILLADEPTGALDSKTSEEILSLMKQLHRQRHTIILITHDNEMAKEASRVVHIKDGQLYEKRGETLGVDAINQNGIAQY; encoded by the coding sequence TTGAGTAATGAAATTATCCAAATCAAAAATATGAATAAATCGTATTCTCTTGGCGGTGAAATCGTTCATGCACTGCAGGATGTTTCCTTATCTGTGCAGCAAGGAGATTTTGTCGCCGTTGTGGGTCCATCCGGATCGGGAAAATCCACCTTCATGAATATGATCGGGTGCCTAGATCGGCCAGATACCGGAAGCTACTTGTTAGATGGCGGCGAGGTCAAGAAGATGAATGATTCCCAATTGGCTCAAATCAGGAATGAAAAAATAGGGTTTATTTTTCAAAACTTTAATCTTTTAGGCAAACTGACGGCTGTTGAAAATGTGGAATTACCCCTAACATATAGAGGGATCCCCACTAAGCTGAGAAAGGAGATGGCTCTTCAATCATTGAAAAAAGTCGGACTTCTTGATCGATCCCACCATCTTCCGAATCAATTATCCGGCGGTCAGCAGCAGAGGGTTGCCATTGCCAGAGCCTTAGTAGGAAATCCACCGATCTTACTAGCAGATGAACCCACTGGAGCACTAGACAGTAAGACGAGTGAAGAAATTTTGTCCCTTATGAAACAATTGCATAGACAAAGACATACGATCATCTTAATCACACATGATAATGAAATGGCCAAGGAAGCCTCAAGGGTCGTTCATATCAAAGATGGCCAGCTATACGAGAAAAGAGGTGAGACACTTGGGGTTGATGCAATCAATCAAAATGGCATTGCGCAGTATTAG
- a CDS encoding ATP-binding protein, with product MRDSLHLGNLVIACDNSGAVGIKSDDIVYAPNTITAYYSFRVAVMECMADGGVPEAVIMQNFSGEEAWSEYCDGILMGTRELGINPLQITGSSESNFPLKQSGLGLTVLGRRNDIHNNNLATNHFAVIGMPLVGSEVLTKPIDILPLSLFKRLIVDRFDVYPVGSKGILHKLKQLTHNSTLSAEKVKCSLDVNKSAGPATCAVVAFDKCSGEKLKELAGHLFHHVDIANDHN from the coding sequence ATGAGAGATAGCCTTCACCTTGGAAACTTAGTGATTGCCTGCGATAACAGTGGGGCAGTCGGCATTAAATCAGATGATATTGTTTATGCCCCCAATACGATAACAGCCTATTATTCTTTTAGGGTTGCGGTTATGGAATGCATGGCAGACGGCGGGGTACCTGAAGCAGTGATCATGCAAAACTTTTCCGGCGAAGAGGCATGGAGTGAATATTGTGACGGCATATTGATGGGAACTAGGGAGCTTGGGATAAATCCGCTCCAAATCACTGGAAGCAGTGAAAGCAACTTCCCATTGAAGCAATCCGGTCTGGGACTTACAGTTTTGGGAAGGAGAAACGATATTCATAATAATAACTTGGCAACAAACCACTTTGCAGTAATCGGCATGCCGCTTGTCGGATCAGAAGTCTTGACAAAACCAATCGATATCCTCCCGCTTTCGTTGTTCAAAAGATTGATAGTCGATCGCTTTGATGTTTATCCTGTAGGCTCTAAAGGGATCCTTCATAAATTAAAACAGCTCACCCATAATTCGACCCTTTCAGCTGAAAAGGTGAAATGTTCCTTGGACGTTAACAAATCAGCAGGTCCTGCGACATGCGCAGTCGTTGCATTTGATAAGTGTTCAGGTGAAAAGCTGAAGGAATTGGCAGGGCATTTATTTCATCATGTGGATATAGCAAATGATCATAACTGA